The Halarchaeum grantii genome has a window encoding:
- a CDS encoding orc1/cdc6 family replication initiation protein yields the protein MFDEDGRESVFVNRDLVEPDTIIDEERIVGRDEQLESVVSYLKPTLQGNRPPNMLLYGPAGTGKSLIIGAVTHQIIDLCKSKGERFGVIDINCQPINTLDQAVYELVQTVASNTNSEVGVPETGVSTKRKYRRLYELINENYDSVIFILDEIDLLVGRRANDEPAYSKLLYQLSRASNTNEIEGRVSVAALTNDPKFMEDIDGRAESSFNPRDVYFPDYDANQLREILKNRKDAFRKDALKGDVIPLVSAFAAQSHGDARKAIDLFRGAGDLADERGDDAVSEDHVRESQEEIDKDRSLKLVEGLTTQKKISLYSTAAVTRYSKQTGSSVPSPVGFKIYQWVTDELDADQMTRETYVKYVKELSTYGLVSTSRKSRGRGGGMYMEFTFTGDPVAIMDRIVEDTRLEAISSQTDLLRSVVNAQLREFQNS from the coding sequence ATGTTCGATGAGGACGGAAGAGAATCAGTCTTCGTCAACAGGGATCTCGTTGAGCCGGATACAATCATCGACGAAGAACGGATTGTCGGACGCGACGAGCAACTCGAATCCGTCGTCAGCTACCTCAAGCCGACTCTACAAGGCAACCGGCCGCCGAATATGCTACTGTACGGGCCCGCTGGGACTGGAAAGTCACTCATAATCGGAGCAGTAACACACCAGATTATCGACCTCTGTAAGTCGAAGGGTGAACGTTTCGGGGTCATAGACATCAACTGCCAGCCGATCAACACGCTTGACCAAGCAGTCTACGAGTTAGTGCAAACCGTCGCGAGCAATACGAACTCAGAGGTTGGCGTTCCTGAGACTGGAGTGTCCACAAAGCGGAAGTACCGTCGGCTCTACGAGCTCATCAACGAGAATTACGACTCGGTCATCTTCATTCTCGACGAAATCGACTTGTTGGTGGGACGGCGAGCGAACGATGAACCCGCATACTCGAAATTACTCTATCAGCTTTCACGGGCGAGCAATACGAACGAGATTGAGGGGCGCGTGTCTGTTGCGGCTCTGACGAATGACCCGAAATTCATGGAGGACATCGACGGTCGTGCGGAGAGTTCATTCAATCCTCGCGACGTCTACTTCCCGGACTATGACGCAAACCAGCTCCGTGAAATTCTCAAGAATCGAAAAGACGCATTCCGGAAGGACGCACTCAAAGGCGACGTGATTCCCCTGGTGTCTGCATTTGCTGCCCAGAGTCACGGCGATGCTCGAAAAGCCATTGATCTATTCCGAGGTGCGGGGGACTTAGCCGACGAACGAGGCGATGACGCAGTCAGTGAAGACCACGTTCGTGAGTCACAGGAAGAAATCGACAAGGATCGATCCCTGAAGCTCGTGGAGGGACTGACGACTCAGAAGAAGATATCGCTGTACTCAACCGCTGCTGTGACGCGGTACTCGAAGCAGACGGGAAGTTCCGTGCCGAGTCCAGTCGGGTTCAAGATTTACCAGTGGGTTACGGATGAGTTAGACGCGGATCAGATGACTCGGGAAACGTACGTCAAGTACGTCAAAGAACTCTCGACATATGGTTTAGTGTCGACTTCCAGAAAAAGTCGTGGTCGCGGTGGTGGGATGTATATGGAGTTCACATTTACCGGTGATCCGGTCGCAATTATGGACCGGATCGTCGAGGATACTCGACTGGAGGCGATTTCGAGCCAGACGGACCTGCTGCGATCCGTTGTAAATGCACAACTGAGAGAGTTCCAGAATAGCTAG
- a CDS encoding DUF6293 family protein — MQTINEIHIAPLRFEYDRVLGAAERYGIDTIYLLEHEERDTEQPAYHSELVDELNDMGVTVRTRTINLFDVYDVLGRVTTLITQHADDIVRVNVSSGSKLSAVGATIACMATDATAYYAYPETYAHDGREEPVSHGYAEDEVLPSYPIESPTTDQVAVMSFLDETNTGVHTAKKKDIIEYAEESALSFIADNQPANDKAKFALLNANVVDPLVANGYLAIERVGRQKQVSLTETGEAVLRAFEHKLRCFD, encoded by the coding sequence ATGCAGACGATCAACGAAATCCATATTGCGCCGCTGCGTTTCGAGTATGATCGCGTCCTCGGCGCCGCTGAACGCTATGGAATTGATACCATTTACCTACTTGAACACGAGGAGCGGGATACGGAACAGCCGGCGTACCACTCAGAGCTCGTCGACGAACTCAACGATATGGGGGTTACGGTGCGAACTCGAACAATCAACCTGTTCGACGTCTACGACGTGCTCGGTAGGGTTACGACACTCATCACCCAGCACGCCGACGACATTGTCCGTGTGAACGTCTCGAGTGGATCAAAACTCTCGGCGGTCGGTGCGACAATCGCGTGTATGGCGACGGACGCGACAGCATACTATGCATACCCGGAAACATACGCACACGACGGACGTGAGGAGCCAGTAAGCCACGGCTACGCCGAAGACGAAGTCCTCCCCTCGTATCCGATCGAATCACCAACAACCGACCAAGTCGCCGTGATGTCGTTTCTCGACGAGACGAATACAGGCGTCCATACTGCCAAGAAAAAAGACATCATCGAATACGCGGAAGAGAGCGCTCTCTCGTTCATCGCGGACAATCAACCAGCGAATGACAAAGCAAAGTTCGCGCTGTTGAACGCGAACGTCGTCGACCCACTCGTCGCGAACGGCTATCTCGCAATCGAGCGCGTCGGTCGACAAAAGCAAGTTTCACTCACTGAAACTGGCGAGGCTGTACTTCGCGCGTTTGAGCACAAACTCCGCTGTTTCGATTGA
- a CDS encoding DUF1931 family protein codes for MSDLVVKAAVKDALAEKNVAGDFYEAIDEEVEELLEEAAARAEANGRKTVQPRDL; via the coding sequence ATGTCGGATCTTGTCGTCAAAGCCGCAGTCAAGGACGCACTAGCAGAGAAGAACGTCGCCGGCGACTTCTACGAGGCGATCGATGAGGAGGTCGAAGAACTCCTCGAGGAGGCCGCCGCACGTGCTGAGGCGAACGGTCGCAAGACCGTCCAGCCCCGCGACCTCTAG
- the lrp gene encoding HTH-type transcriptional regulator Lrp, producing MTYENLDAELINALLGDGRASLRSLSEQLDVSVTTISNHTDDLEQDGIITGYSPVIDYGELSYDVTAVLQLKAAGGALPDLAERLGAHDQMISVYEVTGNYDIIAIGKFRDTDHMNALIKELLSDAAIEQSSTSVVLNAAAENEQFELDVE from the coding sequence ATGACCTACGAGAACCTCGACGCCGAGCTGATAAATGCCCTTCTCGGTGACGGACGGGCAAGCCTCCGGAGTCTCTCAGAGCAGTTGGACGTGTCAGTCACAACGATCTCGAACCACACAGACGATCTCGAACAGGATGGAATCATCACGGGTTACTCCCCAGTAATCGACTATGGGGAGCTTAGCTACGATGTGACGGCGGTCTTGCAGCTGAAAGCAGCGGGTGGAGCACTCCCCGATCTCGCCGAACGACTTGGTGCGCACGATCAGATGATCTCTGTCTATGAGGTAACAGGCAATTACGACATCATCGCCATCGGGAAATTCCGCGATACCGACCACATGAACGCGCTCATCAAGGAACTCCTCAGCGACGCCGCCATCGAGCAGTCCTCCACAAGCGTCGTCCTCAACGCCGCCGCCGAAAACGAGCAGTTCGAACTCGACGTCGAGTAA
- a CDS encoding IS5 family transposase: MQALPKSRLLRFVEQAYHLARRAVARYSSKFSKRRYTLHQHIVLLCLKVRKNTTYRTLLDELIEMPRIRSAIDLEEIPSPSTLCKAFNRLKMAVWRVLLNLSVTLLPTNGVIGIDASGFDRSHASKHYTKRTKLTIQQLKVTLLVDTRSNAVLDVHVTTTRKHDSRIAPSLIKRNTGEVAILLGDKGYDDQKVRALARETGVRPLIKHREFSSLHKAWNARLDADLYGQRSQNETVNSRLKRKYGAFVRSRRWWKQFRELVVGCLTHNIDKAL, from the coding sequence ATGCAGGCCCTCCCGAAGTCGCGGTTACTCCGGTTTGTTGAGCAGGCGTATCACTTGGCTCGGCGAGCTGTCGCTCGGTACTCCTCGAAGTTCTCGAAACGCCGGTACACACTCCATCAGCACATCGTTCTGCTGTGTCTCAAGGTTCGGAAGAATACAACGTACCGGACGCTTCTCGACGAACTCATCGAGATGCCCCGGATTCGGAGCGCCATTGACCTTGAGGAAATCCCGTCGCCCTCGACGCTGTGTAAAGCGTTCAATCGACTCAAAATGGCTGTTTGGCGAGTTCTTCTCAATCTCTCGGTCACACTCCTCCCGACCAACGGGGTCATCGGTATCGACGCCTCCGGGTTCGACCGGAGTCACGCCTCGAAGCACTACACGAAGCGAACGAAGTTGACGATTCAGCAGTTGAAAGTCACGCTTCTCGTAGACACGAGGTCGAATGCGGTTCTCGACGTACACGTGACGACGACGCGAAAACACGATTCGCGGATTGCGCCGTCGCTCATCAAGCGAAACACTGGAGAAGTAGCGATTCTCCTCGGCGATAAGGGATACGACGACCAGAAGGTTCGTGCGTTAGCTCGTGAGACTGGTGTTCGTCCGCTCATCAAGCACCGCGAGTTCTCGTCGCTTCACAAGGCGTGGAACGCTCGACTGGACGCCGATCTCTACGGACAGCGCAGTCAGAACGAGACCGTAAATTCTCGCCTCAAACGCAAGTACGGCGCATTCGTCCGCTCACGGCGCTGGTGGAAGCAGTTCCGTGAACTCGTTGTCGGTTGTCTCACTCATAACATCGACAAGGCACTCTGA